A stretch of Halostagnicola kamekurae DNA encodes these proteins:
- a CDS encoding acyl-CoA dehydrogenase family protein has protein sequence MNPLEETIVPDRARDVKAEAREFAREHIEPAAAEYYQSGEYPWEILEAAQDAGLAGQDIPESLGGRGLDLAQLLALTEEFYRADAGIALTIQLASFGCEITYEYGTDEQCEEYVRPVAEGEQISGLAVSEPETGSDLAGMQTTAERDGEEYVLNGEKYWIGNGVEADWLTVYARTGDDEDNRYGNHSMFIVPTDADGYEAEHVPEKMAMPASKQAHITFEDCRIPAENRIGHEGAGFMMLADFFNHGRVVVAGHGLGLAAAAIEEAWEFTHDREEFGRTINEFQAVQHGLADMLVEFESARALVWRACEKVANDDSAGYWAAMAKTKATETAVDVAEQGMQFHGGRSILDERRIARVYRDVRVPVIYEGANEVQRNLIYRQAP, from the coding sequence ATGAACCCGCTCGAGGAGACCATCGTTCCCGACCGCGCGCGCGATGTCAAAGCGGAAGCCAGAGAGTTCGCTCGAGAGCACATCGAACCCGCCGCCGCCGAGTACTACCAGTCGGGCGAGTATCCCTGGGAGATCCTCGAGGCCGCTCAGGATGCGGGCCTCGCCGGACAGGACATCCCAGAATCGTTGGGCGGTCGGGGGCTCGATCTCGCGCAACTGCTCGCGCTCACGGAGGAGTTCTACCGGGCCGACGCCGGCATCGCCCTGACGATCCAGCTCGCCAGTTTCGGTTGCGAGATAACCTACGAGTACGGGACCGACGAACAGTGCGAGGAGTACGTCAGACCCGTCGCCGAAGGCGAGCAGATATCCGGACTCGCCGTCTCGGAACCGGAGACCGGAAGCGACCTCGCTGGGATGCAAACCACCGCGGAACGGGACGGCGAGGAGTACGTCCTGAACGGCGAGAAGTACTGGATCGGCAACGGCGTGGAAGCCGACTGGCTCACCGTCTACGCTCGGACCGGCGACGACGAGGACAACCGTTACGGCAATCACTCGATGTTCATCGTCCCTACCGACGCCGACGGCTACGAGGCCGAACACGTTCCGGAGAAGATGGCGATGCCCGCCTCGAAGCAGGCACACATCACGTTCGAGGACTGTCGGATCCCCGCGGAAAACCGGATCGGCCACGAGGGAGCCGGCTTCATGATGCTCGCTGATTTCTTCAACCACGGGCGAGTCGTCGTCGCCGGGCACGGCCTCGGCCTGGCGGCCGCGGCCATCGAGGAAGCCTGGGAGTTCACCCACGACCGCGAGGAGTTCGGCCGAACGATAAACGAGTTCCAGGCCGTCCAGCACGGGCTCGCGGACATGTTAGTCGAGTTCGAGAGCGCTCGAGCGCTCGTCTGGCGAGCGTGCGAAAAGGTCGCGAACGACGACAGCGCGGGCTACTGGGCTGCGATGGCGAAGACGAAAGCGACGGAGACGGCGGTGGACGTCGCCGAACAGGGGATGCAGTTTCACGGCGGCCGGTCGATTCTTGACGAACGCCGGATCGCGCGGGTCTATCGCGACGTTCGCGTCCCGGTCATCTACGAAGGCGCGAACGAGGTCCAACGGAACCTGATTTACCGACAGGCACCCTGA
- a CDS encoding cupin domain-containing protein, which yields MTYTKVNYEEVDQVSSAMHFLSDPLETEQVGVTVARCDPHWKSQPHDHSANDHEEVYVLIEGEAEVVVDDEPVEMTTGDALWIPPESTRQIRNGETESAFVLVSAPSIADDDDTDGEWLLSGFAG from the coding sequence ATGACATACACGAAGGTCAACTACGAGGAGGTCGACCAGGTCTCGAGCGCGATGCACTTTCTGAGCGATCCGCTCGAGACCGAGCAGGTCGGCGTGACGGTCGCCCGGTGTGATCCACACTGGAAGAGCCAACCCCACGACCACAGCGCCAACGACCACGAGGAAGTCTACGTCCTCATCGAAGGCGAAGCGGAGGTCGTCGTCGACGACGAACCAGTCGAGATGACGACGGGCGACGCACTGTGGATCCCGCCGGAGTCGACCAGACAGATCCGCAACGGCGAGACCGAAAGCGCGTTCGTGCTCGTGAGCGCGCCCTCGATCGCCGACGACGACGATACCGACGGCGAGTGGCTCCTGAGTGGCTTTGCCGGATAA
- a CDS encoding CopG family ribbon-helix-helix protein — protein sequence MAVVSVSMPDELLDRLDQFAEDHGYTGRSEVVREASRDLLGEFEDTRLEDRELMGIVTVLFDYETTSVEERMMHLRHEHESLVASNFHSHVGDHHCMELFVLEGALEDISTFVGKIRATQDALTVDYSVTPVDSFDPLSQER from the coding sequence ATGGCAGTCGTAAGCGTCTCCATGCCGGACGAACTACTGGACCGACTCGATCAGTTCGCCGAGGATCATGGCTACACCGGGCGAAGCGAAGTCGTCCGCGAGGCCTCGCGCGACCTCCTCGGCGAGTTCGAGGACACGCGACTCGAGGACAGAGAACTCATGGGCATCGTCACGGTGCTTTTCGACTACGAGACGACGAGCGTCGAAGAGCGGATGATGCACCTGCGACACGAACACGAATCGCTCGTCGCCTCGAACTTCCACAGCCACGTCGGCGACCACCACTGTATGGAACTGTTCGTCCTTGAGGGCGCACTCGAGGACATCTCGACGTTCGTCGGGAAGATCCGCGCGACACAGGACGCGCTCACCGTCGACTATTCGGTGACCCCCGTCGACAGCTTCGACCCGCTCAGCCAGGAGCGCTGA
- a CDS encoding PH domain-containing protein: MSTSLKPSLRSVPARAFENFDLGMFATLAVVLTLLDGGLAFGIDAIVSVVLRLVLIAIAFGLFQLAIEAVRWWHYELTLEEESLVVRSGILRPKRRTIPVSRIQQSTVSTTTVSRLFGLAALECETAGNPDEPDLSVRYLERADADDLQRRIGSVTEVDTTSSEPPARHRVFTLRPRELALYGVARTHPKTILLAVLAWVGANYFEPDAITDLQTIVITALENLLPLSPAVMLVLVVLAGWLLGVGLAIERMGNFRLSAGEGSFRRRHGFVRTTDADVSSDRIQLARVRSNPLHRLLGLAQADVGTAGISEPSPFGLQWPLAPLARRDVAWELLERAVGVDRSAVELQRLPTRARRRYAVRYALGVVVLAAGTALVQQVVPATRAIPLPLFVPLLVLSPLAAHVTWTHRGYALLDDHVVARRGFWTRRTYVVPTDTIQNLTVSQSPFQRRIGLVTVRLDVASMPFLPGVPLPDVDESVGGRLQHRLLEDDAEEDTIETTGEPAR; the protein is encoded by the coding sequence ATGAGCACGAGTCTGAAACCGAGTCTCCGTTCCGTCCCGGCAAGAGCGTTCGAGAACTTCGATCTAGGGATGTTTGCGACGCTCGCCGTAGTGTTGACGCTACTCGACGGCGGCCTAGCGTTCGGGATCGATGCGATCGTCTCGGTAGTACTCCGGCTTGTGTTGATCGCCATCGCCTTCGGGCTTTTTCAACTCGCCATCGAAGCAGTCCGGTGGTGGCACTACGAACTTACCCTCGAGGAGGAGTCGCTCGTCGTCCGTTCGGGAATCCTCCGCCCGAAACGACGGACGATTCCCGTCTCTCGGATCCAGCAGTCGACAGTCTCGACGACGACGGTGAGTCGCCTGTTCGGGCTTGCCGCCCTCGAGTGTGAGACCGCCGGCAATCCCGACGAACCGGATCTCTCCGTGCGATACCTCGAGCGGGCCGACGCCGACGACCTCCAGAGACGGATCGGATCGGTAACCGAGGTCGATACGACCTCGTCTGAACCACCGGCCCGCCATCGCGTCTTCACGCTTCGACCTCGGGAACTCGCCCTGTACGGCGTGGCTCGAACCCACCCCAAGACGATACTTCTGGCGGTGCTGGCGTGGGTCGGAGCTAACTATTTCGAACCGGACGCGATAACCGACCTGCAAACGATCGTCATCACCGCTCTCGAGAATTTGCTACCGCTCTCGCCGGCAGTGATGCTGGTGCTCGTCGTCCTCGCTGGCTGGCTCCTCGGCGTCGGCCTCGCGATCGAACGGATGGGGAACTTTCGCCTCTCCGCGGGCGAGGGCTCGTTCCGGCGACGCCACGGCTTCGTCCGGACGACCGACGCGGACGTCTCGAGCGACCGAATCCAGCTCGCTCGCGTTCGATCGAACCCGCTCCATCGGTTGCTGGGGCTGGCCCAGGCGGACGTCGGCACCGCCGGAATTTCGGAGCCGAGCCCGTTCGGCCTGCAGTGGCCGCTCGCGCCGCTGGCGCGGCGAGACGTCGCGTGGGAGCTGCTCGAACGAGCGGTCGGCGTCGATCGATCGGCGGTCGAGTTACAGCGGCTACCGACCCGTGCGCGCCGGCGGTACGCCGTCAGGTACGCGCTCGGCGTCGTCGTACTGGCCGCCGGGACGGCGCTCGTCCAGCAGGTCGTTCCGGCGACTCGGGCGATTCCGCTCCCGCTTTTCGTTCCGCTCCTCGTCCTTTCGCCGCTCGCGGCCCACGTGACGTGGACCCATCGCGGCTACGCCTTGCTCGACGACCACGTCGTGGCTCGGCGCGGCTTCTGGACGCGTCGGACCTACGTCGTCCCGACCGACACGATCCAGAACCTCACCGTTTCCCAGAGCCCGTTTCAGCGACGAATCGGTCTCGTGACGGTCCGCCTCGACGTCGCTTCGATGCCGTTCTTGCCGGGAGTTCCGCTGCCCGACGTCGACGAGTCGGTCGGCGGTCGCCTCCAGCACCGACTGCTCGAGGACGACGCCGAGGAAGACACCATCGAGACGACGGGCGAACCAGCCCGATGA
- a CDS encoding PH domain-containing protein: MDELSSRSPADSVTNRVHSRMRIVWAIKWVCIGIAVAAVGIVVLSSRSDLEMLLLAVAAASPAVGISLAFLRYRRFRYAVTDEGVYVRRGLLTVNETVVPPESIQQVDVDEPLLSRPFGLVAVRIYTAGTFGGRVALPGLDRETATELADRLDRLARGDSGV, from the coding sequence ATGGACGAACTCTCGAGTCGATCCCCCGCCGACTCGGTGACGAACCGGGTCCATTCTCGCATGCGGATCGTCTGGGCGATCAAGTGGGTGTGCATCGGCATCGCTGTGGCTGCCGTCGGAATTGTCGTACTGTCCTCGAGGTCGGATCTCGAGATGCTCCTCCTCGCCGTCGCCGCCGCGAGCCCCGCCGTCGGAATCTCGCTGGCGTTCCTTCGCTACCGGCGCTTTCGGTACGCGGTCACCGACGAGGGCGTCTACGTGCGCCGCGGACTGCTCACCGTCAACGAGACCGTCGTCCCGCCCGAGAGCATTCAGCAGGTCGACGTGGACGAGCCGCTGCTCTCGAGGCCGTTCGGGCTCGTTGCCGTCCGAATCTACACCGCGGGAACGTTCGGCGGGCGGGTCGCGCTCCCCGGACTCGACAGGGAGACGGCGACCGAACTCGCGGATCGACTCGACCGGCTCGCGAGGGGTGATTCCGGCGTATGA
- a CDS encoding creatininase family protein — MYLPHRTWPDLGEYVEDESLAVVPLGSTEQHGPHLPEGTDHLIADALARAATDRTGHLCTPVIPIGVSPHHRQFHGTMWVDAPVFRDYVENLSRNLTYHGIDRIVFVNAHGGNVAHLREVGRRLRDDGTAYALEWMWDESIPDLIEESFETPGPHGGPKETAMIMHIAEELVREDRLEDARDGGMMAFDPAAMAVTGARVTYDSIEISDNGVFGDQTDATPAIGSDLFEAANDQLCALLEWLDDQPFADLLPDEHVAPRPKRTGE; from the coding sequence ATGTACCTGCCACATCGGACCTGGCCGGACCTCGGCGAGTACGTCGAAGACGAGTCGCTCGCCGTCGTTCCGCTCGGGTCGACGGAACAGCACGGCCCGCACCTCCCCGAGGGCACCGACCACCTCATCGCCGACGCGCTCGCTCGAGCGGCCACCGATCGGACGGGACACCTCTGTACGCCGGTGATCCCGATCGGCGTCAGTCCGCACCACCGGCAGTTCCACGGGACGATGTGGGTCGACGCGCCGGTCTTTCGCGATTACGTCGAGAACCTCTCGAGAAACCTTACCTATCACGGAATCGATCGCATCGTCTTCGTCAACGCCCACGGCGGGAACGTCGCGCACCTGCGCGAGGTCGGCCGTCGGCTGCGCGACGACGGGACCGCCTACGCCCTCGAATGGATGTGGGACGAGTCGATCCCCGATCTGATCGAGGAGTCCTTCGAGACGCCCGGTCCCCACGGCGGACCGAAAGAGACCGCGATGATCATGCACATCGCCGAAGAACTGGTTCGCGAGGATCGACTCGAGGACGCCCGAGACGGTGGTATGATGGCGTTCGACCCCGCGGCCATGGCCGTCACCGGCGCTCGGGTCACCTACGATTCGATCGAGATCTCCGACAACGGCGTCTTCGGCGACCAGACCGACGCGACGCCGGCGATCGGTTCGGACCTCTTCGAGGCGGCGAACGACCAACTGTGTGCGCTCCTCGAGTGGCTCGACGACCAGCCGTTCGCCGACCTCCTCCCCGACGAACACGTCGCTCCCCGACCGAAACGCACCGGCGAGTGA
- a CDS encoding O-methyltransferase, which yields MTDVLSDEVARFVRAAGPAPDDTLREMDEYAAEAGFPHVGPEVGGTLTLLARMTGARIVFEFGSGYGYSAYWFSRALPDDGRIVLTEIDEDELEMAREYMRTGGFEELAEYELGDALEIVDRYDGPFDLVLLDHQKRRYPEAFDAVRSKVPVGGAIVADNAMTAGSIQFETVLEILETSDRDPDRRDADLTADVPNDATDATRGIATYLATVRDDPAFETIVLPIGEGIAVSYRTE from the coding sequence ATGACCGACGTACTGTCCGACGAGGTCGCTCGCTTCGTTCGCGCCGCAGGACCGGCCCCCGACGACACGCTCCGAGAGATGGACGAGTACGCCGCGGAAGCCGGCTTCCCCCACGTTGGCCCCGAGGTCGGTGGCACGCTGACTCTGCTCGCGCGGATGACTGGCGCACGCATCGTCTTCGAGTTCGGCTCGGGATACGGCTACTCCGCGTACTGGTTTTCGCGAGCGCTTCCCGACGACGGGCGGATCGTCCTCACTGAGATCGACGAGGACGAACTCGAGATGGCTCGCGAGTACATGCGAACGGGCGGCTTCGAGGAGCTCGCGGAGTACGAACTGGGCGACGCGCTCGAGATCGTCGACCGGTACGACGGGCCGTTCGATCTCGTCCTGCTCGACCATCAGAAACGCCGCTATCCGGAAGCCTTCGATGCAGTTCGATCGAAGGTGCCGGTCGGCGGCGCGATCGTCGCGGACAACGCGATGACTGCCGGTAGCATTCAGTTCGAGACGGTGCTCGAGATCCTCGAAACGAGCGACAGGGACCCCGACCGTCGAGACGCCGATCTAACCGCGGACGTCCCGAACGATGCGACCGACGCCACTCGAGGGATCGCGACGTATCTCGCGACGGTTCGAGACGATCCGGCGTTCGAAACGATCGTCCTCCCGATCGGCGAGGGAATCGCGGTGAGCTACCGGACGGAGTAA
- a CDS encoding dCTP deaminase, with product MSDEQPLAAHVDNLIYEPVQVHEHGIDLTVSAIYTVDAPGKLDFGGDELEDADFEAVETTTRNPDDEYGWWVLEGGRYVLQHNEFLTDSEEPFVLQPRNELLARGCSHPTVRVRSHLPLVPLSVPDGGVEIKENARVSTLLSPTAATDSSVENRSADG from the coding sequence ATGTCCGACGAGCAGCCGCTCGCGGCTCACGTGGATAACCTCATCTACGAGCCGGTCCAGGTCCACGAACACGGTATCGATCTGACGGTGAGCGCGATATACACCGTCGACGCGCCAGGAAAACTCGATTTCGGCGGCGACGAACTCGAGGACGCCGACTTCGAGGCCGTCGAGACGACGACCCGAAACCCCGACGACGAGTACGGCTGGTGGGTCCTCGAGGGCGGCCGGTACGTCCTCCAGCACAACGAGTTCCTCACGGATAGCGAGGAGCCGTTCGTGCTCCAGCCGCGCAACGAACTGCTCGCTCGGGGCTGTTCCCACCCGACCGTCCGAGTGCGTTCGCACCTCCCGTTGGTCCCCCTGAGCGTGCCGGACGGCGGCGTCGAAATCAAAGAGAACGCGCGCGTTTCGACGCTTCTTTCGCCGACCGCGGCCACGGACTCGAGCGTCGAGAACCGCTCGGCGGACGGCTAG
- a CDS encoding universal stress protein, whose translation MYQNVLIPTDGSDGTRRAIEHGLAIANRFGGRVHALSIVPEGPFGTMTSGEVTVGAERAVQYVEREAERVGVPITTAIERGVPHERVLAYAEENDVDVIVMGTQGRTGLDRFLVGSVTERIVRMAEPPVVTLRMTDDVELEDPTEAIRIARRSLEERSGDEPTPADQSEAGGNVESTDEPNQTDEPDPTDEPTAFEDPYRTSGAWVVPLETDDGPVDVHVDAVTGAVRTTAARE comes from the coding sequence ATGTATCAGAACGTGCTTATTCCGACGGACGGGAGCGACGGGACCCGAAGAGCGATCGAACACGGGCTCGCGATCGCGAATCGATTCGGGGGACGCGTCCACGCGCTGTCGATCGTTCCCGAGGGGCCGTTCGGAACGATGACCAGCGGGGAGGTGACTGTGGGCGCAGAGCGGGCGGTCCAGTACGTCGAACGCGAGGCCGAGCGCGTTGGCGTCCCGATCACGACGGCCATCGAGCGCGGCGTGCCACACGAGCGGGTGCTCGCCTACGCCGAGGAAAACGACGTCGACGTGATCGTCATGGGAACGCAGGGCCGAACCGGCCTCGACCGGTTTCTCGTCGGGAGCGTCACGGAGCGAATCGTTCGGATGGCGGAACCGCCCGTCGTGACCCTTCGAATGACCGACGACGTCGAACTCGAGGACCCGACGGAGGCGATTCGGATCGCCCGCCGATCGCTCGAGGAGCGGTCGGGTGACGAGCCGACACCGGCCGACCAGTCGGAAGCGGGCGGGAACGTCGAGTCGACTGACGAACCCAATCAGACCGACGAGCCCGATCCGACAGACGAACCGACCGCGTTCGAGGACCCGTATCGCACGAGCGGCGCGTGGGTCGTCCCGCTCGAGACGGACGACGGCCCGGTCGACGTCCACGTCGACGCGGTCACCGGTGCCGTCAGAACCACCGCCGCTCGAGAGTAG